The Gossypium raimondii isolate GPD5lz chromosome 2, ASM2569854v1, whole genome shotgun sequence genome segment GAGGGAGTTTCCCTGCAGTTCAAGCAATATATTTTTGGTTTCTACAAAATGTTGATAGCCAAAGACCCATAAGCAATTCCCCTCTCACACTACTAAAAAGCTCAAAGCCTATATATAGCTATAATGCATGCATTATCTTTTGCAGTGCTGCAAATGGAGAGTGTTGACACAGTCAGTGTTTGTTTGCCATTTGCAAGTTGCATGCAGATAGCTACTCCTCATATACATTCCACATATAGCTTCTTTCTTTGActttgactcttttttttttaaatcttgacCGTAGTTGTGATCATCTGCTAGCAATTGTTTTTGATCTGATCAAGACAGGATTGGATCATGATTCATGGATTGTGTAAAACTGGACCTAAATGGAAAGAGAGAATGTTGAAAAACGGAAGCCTATGGTTTCAATGAGTCTATATGAGAATAGGGACCAAACATGGCAATGTCCCCTATATACATAGTGGCAAGTGGAAACATATGGGGGTTATGACATAGCCATACTCcattttagatattaatattaactctaacattttcatatcatttttaaacttcaaaatattttaatttatttgaattttcaaaatatcatattattatattaatctaaTAGTCATTTTAAACTTCAAATACCTATTTGTATCTTATGTGGAGTATTTTAGAACATGTGTACTTACCAACAGTTTGGGATAGAAAATGTTGTTTTAGGAGGATTATCTCTTTTCTTAAAACATTAGACCCAAGCTATTCATATGATAAGTATATACATGTTTACAATTTGATATACgctttttaaactttaaagctAGAagtaataataagaataatggAATGATTTAATTGATACGATACTTATACTTAGACgatttaatcataataatttaaaatttagagaccaatttaaaatcaaacgGTAGAATTGACCCTGCATATAATTTAGGTAAATTATATTGACTTAAAtgccaaaaaggaaaaacactatcataaaataattaaaatcatttaaattcttaataaaaACAATGATAAGTTGaacttttcaaattataaattgtacTCAATTAAACTCTTGAaatatatcatttcataaaaaatatattgacaTGACAACTACAGTTGTAGTTGACATGAAAAATTGGAGTGGCAGCTTAcatgataatttaaatttatcttttaagtattttataaagacttaattaatttttaattattttaagtagaGTTTTCGTATTTAAGCCtaaacattattaaatattatcaaaattaaaaatgataaagattatagaaaaataaatggattgtttaaaattataaataaattagaagagatatataaatattagagaaaattataaaaagattaatatattataaatattataaaaactttaaaaaattaattaaaaattatagaaactaagaaaagttataaaaagttatactaaaatgattaaaacttataaaaaactaaaagttattaaaaggttataatttctaaaatataaaaactatagagaatttttgagattttgtacGTCTAtagtagacctgtccatgggccgggtggcccggcctggcccgacggtccgcccgaaatatgggagggttcgggtaaaaatataggcccgaaatataggCTTGGGCAAATAAAGAGGCTCGTTTAAAAAACgagccgggcctcgggcaccacttttttggcccgggtccaacctggcccggcccggctcgaatataataaatatatattttttatttttattttttaattttaaaatacttttaaaataaaattttttatttttttatttttaaaataatcttttaatgtttattttaaaaatgggccgggccgggtttgggcttatgatatttttcctgggccgggcctggacaaaattttaggcccatatttcgggccgggccgggcctgggcctaAGAGGCGGGCCAAAAAATTTTTtggacccggcccggcccggcccatggacaggtctagtctATAGTGCTTGGTTTTAGCAATAAGAAAATGGAGAGCTTAAACCGTTATAGTGGTGTGTGGGGTGCTGAGTGAGGGGATTAAGTGACGATGAGATTAGTGTTTTGTAGGTGAGTGATGAGTAATATTTTTGGTTGAGGGGTAATACAAGAAAAATTGATATAGATAGATTGATATATGATGTAGAATAATATATgagtgaaaataaaaaggactagtaattaattatttatttatttataattttataattttaaaatatttatatttttaaaacaatttttagaatccttttaagatatatatattttaaaatttcccttATCCACCATCTTAGCTATGGCATCATCAACCATTATTTAAAGACTCGtgagtattattttattaaaattgaattacttgactactttaattttttttctagttttaagccaaatataaaagatttgatctaaaattttaatttccaaagGTTGATGAAAGAGGAAAGTGAGTAAATGATTATTAACCTACATCCCCAATTGATAGTAAATAATTTCTAAACCATTATTTCTCACCAATAAATCGTTTAGCAAGAtgcaatttagtattttattaagaaattggATTAAAATGGTTTTTCTCTGATTATGCTTTTTTCCtctattctattattttacttttataagcttttgttaaaatgattataagaaaagcaataataaatttagatattgGTGAAATGTTTAaagtaaattatcaaattagaactataaaatattaaataggtTTTATATTAGGaatcaaattacatattattCTATCTACtaaaaattagacaaattaatcACATACATTGGATCAAAGTTGACGAAATAactagattaaaaaaataaaaccataattaaaattatttacagTTTAATCACCGACATCGTTTGATTATAGTATAACCATTGAAAGAAGCCACCGAAAAGGCCAATAACAGCAACCAGTTTGACTTTTCAAAAAAGTCAACTCAGTGGAAATGCAAAaccatatttacatatattggcgcttaatttcaagcaaaataaaatattttaataataataagaataaaaaatctcCATCCTTGTTACCGATATATAGGCAAATGGCCCGTTTTAAAATTTCCTCTCATATCCTTGCTTTTCTTCATATATTGATGAGTTAATATTGTAAATGGAGAACTGGGATTTGCAAGCAGTTGTTGGAGGAAACAGCAGCAATGATCATCTCATTGCAAACCCAGAATTCAGTTTTGGTCCTTGGAGTTTTCAACAAGATGAAGATTTTATGAGTTTCcctgaaatttttgaaacaaacCCTAAAGTTTTAGATGAGTTGGAGCAACTTTACAAGCCTTTTTACCCTGATCTGAATCCATTTTCCACTCAAACAATCATTACAAGTTCAATACCAGTCCCTTTACATGTTGATGAACCAGCAGAGAAACGAAAAAAGAAGCCATCTTTTACTGTTTCTCAATCTGATATTTCTGCTTCACCCAACCCTAGAAGATTCAGGTTCCTAAATTTATACTTATAGAAACCCTAAGTTTATttcatatgtatatgtatatattgaattaaaacaattaatcatatatatgttttcaGCAGGAAGAATCAGCAGAATAGAGTGGTAGAGCATGTAACTGCAGATGATCTTCCGTCGGATGTATGGGCTTGGAGAAAATATGGGCAAAAACCCATCAAAGGTTCACCATTTCCAAGGTAAAAACTCCAACTAAATAAGATTGTTGATGAGACTCCAAATCGTAACAAGcttgttttggtttttaaaaACAGGAGCTATTATAGGTGTAGTAGCTCAAAAGGGTGTTTGGCAAGGAAACAAGTGGAGCGTAGCTGTTCGGATCCTCGTGTTTTTATTATTACCTACACCGCTGAGCACTGTCATGGCCATCCGACTCGGCGAAGTTCGCTCACCGGAAGTACTAGAAGCAAACCGTTAACGGCAGCTAAAAGTATTGAAGCTCATGCAGAAGGTGAGACTGTGAAACAAGAGAGGATGAAAATGGAGGTTGAATTACATGGTGAACAAGAAGGGGGTAAAATTCTGAGCCCGGACTTATTGTTGAGTAATGATGAATTAATTCGAAGGTTAGAGGATTTTGATGAAGGTTTCTTTGTAGATCAATTTCCCCATTTCTCTCGTGAAATGTAATCCGTATAGAGCCATGAATCTTAATCCCAACCTCAAACTCCAAACAATTTAACTTGAATGATCCGAACACCAAATATCCTGAAAACGACCCCATCCGACAACCTTAATTGGTTGATGAGTATCATAGTCTCAGCCATGTAATAATGCATCAACTTGTAGTTCTATAAGAGGCAATGTCGTTTTAGCTTTTATAGCCTTTCGTTTTGCATTTTCAGTTTTATGTAATCCATCTTCTTCCAAGAAGTTTGCAAATATCAtactgaaattaaattaaatatacagatagatttataaaaaataaaaaaaaaatcttttttggTTTTAACGTTGCACTAAATCAATGtgatttatacaaatatttattattattatttttaatctttgtattcattttacaatttatgtttGGGTTTCATAATTGTCCTTTTCAACTATGTTATCTACAAGTAGGAGCGACACTAGGGGGTGTGAGAGGGGCCCAGCACTccttaaaatgagaaaatttgatttttgaccctttacaatttataaaattttaaattagtataagataaaattgtactttctCCCCAAATgacaattttgatttaatcagtTAATTGATTATAAacatataggctattaaaaaaaatgacattttaacgcaaaaatatataatttattccgGGCCCAAAAGAATTTTCTGGCTTTGCCCCTATCTCGTAGGTTCTCCTTTGAAAATACTCAACAATTATtagtacaaaaaaatatattattgatgacaataaataaaataattaaattatgttactgtaattttattatgaatatatcaTATTAATCTGAAGCCAACTTGTATTACTTggaaatttttcttcttctttcacttCAATGCCACCTAGCTAACTGTAACGAGAAACGTCagccaaaaattaattaatataaaaaaaagtgcTATAATTGAAGAAGATATTTCTTAATGACCATTACATAAAAATCTAATCTAATGGAATTGGCTAAGCTttcatgtgttttatttatatttaagtaagctcttattttaaatgaaacttTGGTTTATATTAagagtttatttaattataaattaaagattaaaagaCATAAGGTAATAAgattaatgtttattatttacttgtatatttttattaaatttcttttctatcACTACAATAAGGAAAATGATTGCCATACAATTCAATATGGTCCCAAAGATAAATAGCACAAATATGCAATTATGATTATCTTTATTATAAAAGTTGGTTAGTTatataatcttaattttaattaggctTTGGGTATTGATAATAAATCCAGCTGGCTTTGACTTGTTGCTTAAGATTAGGGTTGAAGTGGTCAaataaagatatataatatttttcaaccACGTTTCGTGTGGATTTTGTTCCCCGtaagcttaaataaaaactaattaaatcccCATGACTGGGAATTTAAAGGGTttcaacatatataatataataaaaggaaaattaatcaTCCAACAAACCTGCATTAACGTACGTTGCTTGTTGGGAAGAAGAGTAATCTGATTGGTAATTCAAATGGtatttcatatttgttttcctttccatatcaatttttttaagaaaatgcaaaaaataaaattcaattaagctttaatattaaattcagTATTCAATTAAGCCTCTACCGttaatcataataatcaattaaacCCTCCATTAACGCAATCGATGATACCATTTATgaaagggcttaattgattattttaactAGAGACTTAATTGgatgttaatttaatatataagcTTATAGTCTAATTATGCTCATAGTCTCTAAATTAAACCCAATTAATAATACCTATTTTTGTGTTTGGATATTTTTGCTAGTTGTAATTTTGTGCaactttttttcttgtttatatatttattgatgTTGTAGCAATTGATGCTTTGagcaattaataataatattaaatattttattcaaaaaatagagaaattaaattttaaatgtgcaAAGAATAGACATAATTagactaagggtgagtttggatgggcggtgcgtttacctgcggttagtgtaaaaacagcggtggcggtgagataagatactgtagcgatactgtagcttgagacaaaaagtaagctaaacgcaccgcaccgcacctaatcgcccatccaaacccaccctaaactTGTATTACAATTTGAATCATGAAAACATAGGTTGCCATTATGGTCCACCTTAACTAATTGCTTTgcgatttcaaaattttgagagttttttctttaatataaaGTGTTGAGGGGAAAATGAAGGAAGTTGAGGTGGCGGTGCACATGGTGGTTGCAAAGCATTGTAACCAAGGAATGGTGGTAAGCTAGGTCTGATTCTTGAGTAAGGGATTTGTAGGGAGAATAAGAAGATCCTCACTCCAAGTTGGAGTGTGATATTTATAGGTGTAACCTTAACTTGCGGCCTTGACATGTGTATAACACAAGTTCTATTACGGTCGGCCACTCGGGAGACGCTATAGCTTCTAAGTGGGTGATGATGAGATAAAAATAGACTAAACGAGGTTCATGTGTGACCTGTGTAAAGGAGGGCTTAACACTTGTTCTTGATAAGGTAGCCTTAAAAGTTTCCAGGTGTCTTACATATACACTCTTGAATTCTTGACTACGGAGAGGTACCGCCTTTGGCAAGAGCAAGGCGGGAAGGTGTAGTTAGAATGGCGAGGCTAAGAAAAACATGCCAAGGAAGTTTCAAGCTAATCAATGCTTGTCACTTGGACAACAATAGTGAAGTGTTGTTCCAACACCTAATCACCATTAAATGTGGTTTTCTAATTAATTAGAGACACctcttttttaattcaaattaaattcacACGAGATCTACATTTGTACATAACACTCTCCATCACAGTCTACAACACGTGTGACCCATCCTTTGAGCTAAAGAAGTTCGACACCATAACCTCACCTTGTTATCTCAATTCACCAAAGGTGGTATCTCGCCAAAGTTAGGAATCTAATAACGCATATACAGGACGCCTAGATCTTCTAAAACCACCTTGCCAAGGACAAGTGTTGAGCCCTCCTTTGCATGGGTCACACATGAACCTCGCCTGGTCTATTTCTATCTCATCAACGCACATCTAAAAGCTAAAATGGCTCCCCAATGGCCGATCATGATGGATTCACACCGTGCACGTGTCAAGACTCCCAAGTTAAGAGAGACCACCCACACCTATAAATATCACATTCTAGCCTAGCTAGAGGATATTCTTCTTGACTACAACTCCCTTCTCCATATCTTACACAAGAACCGGACTTAGTTTGCCGCCATCCCTTGCTTACGACTCTCCGCATGTCACCATATGAATCACAACCTCTACTTCCCTCCTTTTCCCCTCAACATATagaaaaaagatattttttgtacttcaaaaatggaaaaaaattgttttgtttttccctCAGCTGAATTGCataaaagtaaataagaaaccatttaaaaaaacaaacaaaaaagcaGAGGGAAGTGTAGTGATTACAGTCGATATAAGTTTAATCAAGACATTTTTGCTCAAAATGATTCGtaaaaactcaaattcaatcattaataaattaaggCCGCACAGCTTAACCTATCACGcaaaccaaaatttagtatTCTAATGTTTGAATAGCTGTGagcttaatcaaaatttttaattaatattggtAAATatcaaacacaaataattaaacttaaaattcaaacatgAAAATCAAGCATTACGATCCTAAATAGAGGATATGAGATATTTACAAgaatgttttgaataaaaatatgataatctaGAAcccaattatttattatatgtttactatttcaatattattatctaAATCCACGTCTAATTTAAATAGCAAAATCCTCGAAACCATCACGTAAATAAATTCTCAGCAATTCAGCAGCCTGTGTAATCGATAAATCATGCATCCTTTTCTAACCAAAATTGATTGTACTAACCAGTAATGCATTCAACGGCTCCCCGAAGAAGAATGCGCATGGACCTAATCAATCCGAAGATATATCGATCCTGCTAGACACAAATAAATAGATTGCATCCGATGTCAATGTTTTAGTCCAAGTTCGACTTTTAAAAGGAAACTAGTTCGTGCAGTTGCCGGCATTATTATAATGGAAAGCTGCCTATCTCAAGGCCATGCCTAGTCAGCAGTACTTTACGTTCGCCGACCCATTGGAGACGGTAAGAAAGATCAAGGTTATGAATCAAGAGTTTTAATTTATCTGAATAGCAAGCAGCAGCTTCCTGCAGAAAAAGAAACAGCAAATGGTGTTCAATTATGGAAGGAGCAAAGCAATCACTAGAGTATTAACTGTAAACAATACATGCAATGGTGTTGTAGCCTATAACGTGATCAGTTATCAGTTTCACCTTTCACAAAAGTACAGACACGGAGGTGAAACCAGTAATGATCCATTCTTTTACTCATAGGAAGAGATGATTACCTGTGAATGGGCTTCGGTATCATGTCCCAATACGCTTCCCATTATGCTAGATCTCGAAGTTTTAGGTGAGAATCCCTCTCCCGGAGGAACAAATATAACTTTGGTACACTGGACAGGATTAAGGTTCCGGCTCAGTTTCTCCCACCACACGGATCCCAAGGACCACCATCGGATCATCAGCCCATGTTCAGAGAAAGCTACCAACCCCTGCAAATGGTAGGGATATGTAAATGATTGTAAACGGAAACACATCATCATACTAGAGTTCAAACCCACTGTAAAATGATAACAATTGAGAAAAAGAAGCTGTCTGACTACGAAATATCATTTCAgcaatattttaacttttaagaaaATACCAAGATACAACAACAGCATTAGTAACTAGTACAAGAACTGTAATTTCTGGCATTAGGGCAAATAGACTCATTAGATATACCTCTCCATCTGGTGAAAAGCTCAGAGCTGATATTACTGTAGTCACTGACATTTCGGGTGCTCGTAAAAGCAAACTTGGAAGTCCAGGAGGTCCACTTGCATCCAAAACTTTGATTTTTGTCGCACTACATAGAGAAACAAAACCTACTTCATTTCTAGTAGAACAAATATGAAAACTACCGGGGCTTCAAAAACATGTAGCAGTGAAGAAACTGGAAAGATAGCAATACAATAACAGTTAACCAACAAAACGAAAAATGAAGTACAGAATATTATTGTCACATAATCTCCTGAAAAGAATCACGAATAACAAGATATCATTGCCACGTAACCTCTGGGATGCTACAGATAGAATTCCTCACtaataattttccatttagaaGGAGAAATAAACAGATGTTTTTGGATCCCCTTCTTGCCTATAATGAAAGATAAAATCCCCCAAAAGCACCATTAGATTCTGATACATGAGAAAAAGTGGGGGAGATGTTTATGTATTAAACTTTGTTATTCGATGTGAACTAACAGGAATTTCCCAATGAATAAATCAGGGTAACTCAAAAATCATTACTCTTTGTTTTACCAGAGGGAAATTCAGGGCACGGGTTTTGGATTAATTCAGTTTTAAATTAGAAGATACCTGAAACTTAACTGGACAAGCTAACAGAAAGAAAATCAGACTGTATTGACTATTGAGAAAAGCAATAAGATTTCATGATATGAGTAATGCAAAACCGACATTCACACTACCAATCATCATGGATACATATTTAGATAAGGGATATCCAGTCATCAGTGCTCTGTTACTGCTAGCAACAATCTAGATAGAGATATCCAGCAACAACCTTAATATTCAGCTaattattatagaaataaatGACCATCCCATTTTCACATTAAGCTTCACTCCAATGCAAGTTTCTTCTTACAAGTCACAATAAACTAGGTAGAATGAAACCCTGTTGTAGAGGATTTATTCATATTTCATGTCAAATGGATGAAAGTTaccatataataattttttaccttAATTACAGCCTTCTTAATTCAAAATCTATTTTTGATCTTGTTACCTTTGCATGTCATACACCCGAATGCTAGCCCCGTTAATCTCCCCAATAGCATCACCAAAAGCCAACTTAGTGGAGCTTTCATTCATGGCTACCATTGGAAACACACGTATAACTTCCCTTAATGTTGTCATTGAACGTGGATGGCAAGTTTTGCGCATGACAGAGTTGCCAGGGTCCATAGTTTGTAGGATGAAGTTAATCACCTGTGAATCTGTCCAATATCAGAATAATTCATGATAACATTTGAAACAGAATAATAGTTCTGCAAAGTCTAATTTACTACCTAAGAAAGTAACTATGATTCTTAAGACCTGAGTatggtgaattttttatttgcataaatGTAATAAGGAAAACCTGAAGTGATTCAGATTTCCGTGAGAAGGAAATGTATGTTGACAGCCCATGaagaaaattaaacatatccGAAAAAAGCAACATGTGCAAACAAAGAGATAAAAGCAAATGGAAGAAATAACCAAATTTCCATCGAAATACCTTGTGCagtaaagaattaaaaagtacattatcattcaaatttaagaTAATATGTCAACCTAGAATAAATATCACAAAActgattattaaattttttttcctgtATCTATGACTTGATCTATTTTACTCAAATTAAAGCGAAGTTACTAGAATATGGACTGTTGCTCACTTGGAGCAGGTTATGCTAACCTTATCAAGGTACTGAACCAAACTTCTTGGGGAACTACGCACAACCCTAATGAGAGTTGCGAGAGATACTAGGTGGACAGGTGAATCAGATGCAGTAGACCAAATTTGGCTTTCTATTACAGTTAAAAACCCAAGAATATCAGCCACTGCTAGACTTGGAAGAAGGGTCCCAACTAATGTCTCACGGATCGATACTGGTACAGCTGGATTTTCACCAGCTGAGTTGGCTGAAGGACCACTTACACACTCAATTTGAAAGAATATGTCACTAATCAAACGTGGTATCTCAGTGCCAATGCATGCCTTCCATGTACTCTCCATTCCTTCTGCAAGTAGCTCTGCAGCAGTGGAgctatatttttcattcattgcCATAACCAACTTCACCAATGGTTGAACAACCAGTGTGGCAAGACTTGGCTTCACAAGGCTAGGGTACCATATTACCAATGCTGCAGCAACAATGATGTGAGATGTCATAGCATCTTGACTTGTTCCCCCAACACAAGAAATCCAGTCTTGGATTTCATAAGATTCTAGCCATCCAAGCAGTTTAGCTTTCTCAACCTGAGAAGTCCCCTCTGTTTCCAACAAACATTCAGAACTCAGCCCAACTAtagtttcttcttttcttgaaatttcattttCGCTTTCTTCAATTCCAGTCAGAGATCTCAGAAGTTTTGCATGCTTAGTTGCTTGTTGACTACAGAGTGGGGCTGGAATAGCTCGTGATGCAGCACAATGAAATAAAGACCGTGCTGCCATACGTACATGTTCACTTTCATCTTGCCAAAAACTCACCAAAAGCTgtgaagaaaattaaaacagaCTGAATAAACACAGTGTTGCCTAAGACAGCAAACCAATGAATGAACTAAAAACCAGATCAACAATATCACCAACATAACCAACAACCTTCTGCTCTCAAGGAAAGAATTAAAGGCACTCACCATAATTATTAAAAGCtcagaaaataaaagtaaaaggtgGATAAACAATGAAAGTTTTGACAATTATTATTGGATTTATACTTGATGCACCAACATCAGTGAACAGTAGGTTGCCACATCATTAATGAGAAAATTAGAAGTTAGAAGCCCCTCTAATCGGGTAGACCAATTTGTAAGATTACTCAGTAATCACACCATCTTTTCCCTCTCTTTCTagctttttcttatttattttttcctaatATCTGTCAAATACTATGACACTCTAATCCAATCCCAAATTTCCACTCTCCAAgtcatcaaataaaaaacccaaaatcttCTACCCAACCAATTGGTtttgatttcatgattttctttttctttttgcccgGGAAAGGATGAGTTGAAGAATTTGTTATTTGTTTGTATGGATAAATTATTAGTTTCTAGGCTGCGTCTTGCTTGAGTGTGCTTGAAAGAATAAGTTATTGTACCAGAAACAAAGACTGGCGTGAGGCTGGTTCTggagaagaaataaaatatactgGTAGAGAAAGTTAATTTGTGATTAGTGAGAAGGAACATATTGTTtactctaaaaattaaaatttattgatatttttacattttaggaataaaatttttgaatttttgcaCTTTCAACATGGCAACATATTGTTCACTGATAATGTATAAAATGCAATGatgcatcaaatataaatcCATTATCAAAACACCAAATTATCAGCATGAGATGGGACCTGGAGTAAAGGAGGCTTTATGTCTGGATATTTGTCAGCGAAATTCCTAGTATAGAATGCAGCCAAGGCACTGCAAAGAATAGACACAATAAAGGCAAAATACTCAAGTACTGCCAATAAATGCAAATGGCTgttaataacaaataatatacataggggaaaatattttacaagcTGGAAAAAATAAGTGCTCAATCAATTTGTTTCACTGTTAATCTATTAGAGGAAAGCAAATACTAATGAAATATATCAGCATTAATGCAACGGACACGTAAAACATCATGCAAATAACCAGAAGCCAGACATGCATGTCATTGAAGACTAACCCTATAGTCAGCAGTCCCACCTTCAAGATTGACCAAAATAAAGAGAGAGGTGAAACCAATCTTCAGTTCAACATAATTTTCGAAGATCTTGTGAACATAAAATGATTATCATTTCACAGAAGATGTAAGCACAGGATAAGTAATCACTTAAACAGAATGTATCCTGAACTAAAAAAAGGGAGAATCTATTTCCAGCAACATGCCCTTAAGTATGGTCAGAGTCGACAACACAGAAACCAACGTTGAAAAGATCACATTTCCATCCACAACTATAATAACTCCGAATCATAACATCAAATATCTGGTAAGGCTTGAGTTTCATATGTTACTTTATTTCTGTTAACAGCTTTACATTGattaaacaaaggaaaagaaaaaagggaaataaaaaagGCTTTTTTGTTACAGGTCACCTAACAGGGCAAAGTAAATGGAGATTAGTCTATATgccaataaataataaaagcagGTTCATTCTGTGTGCTACTTTTGGAAGAACAAGTATGATACCTGCTGGCAGATGAACTTGGATGGGACAAGCTAATCATGTGTTGGGCAAGAGAAACCATTGTCAGTGAC includes the following:
- the LOC105788277 gene encoding probable WRKY transcription factor 29 isoform X1, producing MENWDLQAVVGGNSSNDHLIANPEFSFGPWSFQQDEDFMSFPEIFETNPKVLDELEQLYKPFYPDLNPFSTQTIITSSIPVPLHVDEPAEKRKKKPSFTVSQSDISASPNPRRFSRKNQQNRVVEHVTADDLPSDVWAWRKYGQKPIKGSPFPRSYYRCSSSKGCLARKQVERSCSDPRVFIITYTAEHCHGHPTRRSSLTGSTRSKPLTAAKSIEAHAEGETVKQERMKMEVELHGEQEGGKILSPDLLLSNDELIRRLEDFDEGFFVDQFPHFSREM
- the LOC105788277 gene encoding probable WRKY transcription factor 29 isoform X2; the protein is MENWDLQAVVGGNSSNDHLIANPEFSFGPWSFQQDEDFMSFPEIFETNPKVLDELEQLYKPFYPDLNPFSTQTIITSSIPVPLHVDEPAEKRKKKPSFTVSQSDISASPNPRRFRKNQQNRVVEHVTADDLPSDVWAWRKYGQKPIKGSPFPRSYYRCSSSKGCLARKQVERSCSDPRVFIITYTAEHCHGHPTRRSSLTGSTRSKPLTAAKSIEAHAEGETVKQERMKMEVELHGEQEGGKILSPDLLLSNDELIRRLEDFDEGFFVDQFPHFSREM